AATCAACGAAAAACTCTCGCGCTTTCACGGACTGCTCGGTTCCACGGAGGAGCCCGAGACGAGCCACTGGGGCCGCCGCCAGCTCGCCTATCAGATAGGCCCGCGCGAGAATGGCTATTACGTCGTATCCCGCTTCACCGTTGATCCCACGGTGCTGCCGGAGTACGAGCGCGCGCTCAAGCTCGACGATGGCGTCATCCGCTATCTCATCACGCTGCACGAGCACGAAGTCGGTGCTCCGGCGATGAGCGAAGAGGAGCTCGCGGCACAGGCCGCGCGCCGTGACGATGACGACGACGACGAGGAT
Above is a genomic segment from Gemmatimonadaceae bacterium containing:
- the rpsF gene encoding 30S ribosomal protein S6; this encodes MSRNYEAVYIFDSTLEDAAINEKLSRFHGLLGSTEEPETSHWGRRQLAYQIGPRENGYYVVSRFTVDPTVLPEYERALKLDDGVIRYLITLHEHEVGAPAMSEEELAAQAARRDDDDDDED